One Rissa tridactyla isolate bRisTri1 chromosome 1, bRisTri1.patW.cur.20221130, whole genome shotgun sequence DNA segment encodes these proteins:
- the N4BP2L1 gene encoding NEDD4-binding protein 2-like 1, whose product MDERLLRALGGLSLHPPPQRFGGRLVLLRGLPGAGKTTLARQLKRDYPSAVVLSTDDFFIENGVYVFEPDFLEDAHKWNQKRARKAMKNGKSPVIIDNTNIHAWEMKPYVMMARENRYEVIFQEPDTPWKFNVRELTRRNTHHVPRQKIQRMKEQYEHNVTFHSVLHSEKPSRDDERSSSGPNAAYGMGAHFNPPPVFSNRRPHVARTNNVPFN is encoded by the exons ATGGACGAGCGGCTGCTGCGggcgctgggggggctcagcctgcaCCCCCCGCCGCAGCGCTTCGGCGGGAGGCTGGTGCTGCTGCGGGGGCTGCCGGGCGCCGGCAAGACCACCCTGGCCAG acaaCTGAAACGTGACTATCCCAGTGCTGTAGTTCTTAGTACCGACGACTTCTTTATCGAAAATGGTGTATACGTGTTTGAGCCTGACTTCCTAGAGGACGCACACAAATGGAACCAAAAGCGAG CACGCAAAGCAATGAAGAATGGGAAAAGCCCGGTTATTATTGATAACACCAACATCCATGCTTGGGAAATGAAGCCGTATGTGATGATG GCACGTGAAAATAGATATGAAGTTATATTCCAAGAACCAGATACACCCTGGAAGTTCAATGTTCGAGAACTGACAAG AAGAAATACTCATCATGTCCCTCGACAAAAGATACAACGGATGAAAGAACAATACGAGCACAACGTTACCTTCCACAGTGTTCTTCACTCTGAAAAACCAAGCAGAGATGATGAGAGAAGCTCCAGTGGCCCAAATGCAGCTTACGGGATGGGTGCCCATTTCAACCCGCCTCCAGTCTTCTCAAACAGAAGACCTCACGTGGCACGTACAAACAACGTGCCATTTAACTGA